One window of Canis lupus baileyi chromosome 21, mCanLup2.hap1, whole genome shotgun sequence genomic DNA carries:
- the PHRF1 gene encoding PHD and RING finger domain-containing protein 1 isoform X1 has product MDDDSLDELVDRSPGPDGHRRLSPAALASNAEESSDGTSEGSEDDTGSERSYSTDGEDQSGSEDSEEGGRGEEDMEALVAVVDTQGKLEDNGAFNSDDDAESCPICLNTFRDQAVGTPENCAHYFCLDCIVEWSKNANSCPVDRTIFKCICIRARFGGKILKKIPVENARAGEEEEEDPTFCEVCGRSDREDRLLLCDGCDAGYHMECLDPPLQEVPVDEWFCPECAAPGAAADADAGPVSEEEVALLLADVVPTTSRLRPHAGRTRAIARTRQSERVRATVNRNRISTARRIQHVPRYLMSSLLDETIEAVAAGLSTAVYQRPVTPRAPKRRRRTGRRKKASGRRKAQPRSSVKSRSSGARSKKRQGRVKKRKGNKSKNEATARSRIARTLGLRGPACGGCIPSVHKPAEPSLGLMRADIGAASLSLFGDPYELDPFDSSEDQSTNPASPLSAKRRVLSQSALRSHRPVARPVAMGLSRRSVPAAAPEPEVDEAPVPDLVGSILSGQSLLMMNGADIIIHRDGSLSAKRAAPVSFPRSAGKSTGGSSQEGKHPGPRACLQPRAPCAGSGLQSMGLSCRSGPAPSRVPVLSTGATVKLDSSVTPPSSQAQNPSGVRGPGLKQRDDPRCDGDRPTLPASATPSKISGSCSHLPPAGALLGQALKPAPRRPDISELPRIPKVRREDCGGRRSDAAPTSEQRVEIPSSCISRLTGREGPGQPGHGARAEGEPSSRGPQEPRPHSGGGSQSPASLGPSKGKGVSSTFESFRINIPGNTAHSGRLSNPGFCNTFRPVDNKVQRKENPSPLFSIRKTKQLKSEIYDPFDPTGSDSSSAGSSPERLGSGLLPSEITRTISINSPKAPTLQTVRCVTSYTVETVFGAEPEPPRRPSSGVLELRGEGAPEEASDLKREGLGQGAAEGRGSASRAQRPSPSEPWEDKDQLPCSTFFGSEERTVTCVTVAEPEAPPSPDAPQTTTHRIVELRSPSCSRSTSSSRGRKKAKRKRASAREHRRTRSGSHSGSRSGDRSSRSVSPPVGEDHPKRQQTKSRGRRSSSDHSSSHERAKRKKAKEEGRRRKRDSWGHGRRRSRSRSGSPGSSSHERRESRRRKRRRSGSRSRGRECSPASSLDRARRHRHPRERSRERPRIRWGSHERRKRRSRSPRSPSTEHRSREHQRPRSHEKRPRPRSPERKLAAAPQEEQKPDREQPARPPASVGADASPAGAETHKVAVEVPAECPPEDLDYGDSVEAGHIFEDFSSEVFLMQLDDMSSPPSPESTDSSPERDFPPNPAVPPASQQQDASLAVAVIRREVSLIHGEDAAQPPPQAQGPDEKPLLQQDAAGAGSVPSALGSQAVGGVPVGKEEGPSQTPLLRAKALVKRVTWNLQDAESSAPAEDRGLRTPLHRPQKPREGVWEAEDMGPSVGFQQTSFSEPPPPGYALPESGFPDAEPSQVYTSNLPPAPALPVSLPPYAPASQPTVQFILQGSLPLASCGVAQSPAPVPTSLATASEPAGHSTGASNSEERTAAPRPAAEKAKNEEYMKKLHMQERAVEEVKLAIKPFYQKREVTKDEYKDILRKAVQKICHSKSGEINPVKVGNLVKAYVDKYRHMRRHRRAEAGEEAPAQGPES; this is encoded by the exons ATGGATGACGACAGCTTGGATGAGCTTGTGGACcgaagcccagggccagatggacaCCGTCGActcagccctgctgccctggccaGCAATGCTG AAGAAAGCAGTGATGGCACCAGCGAGGGCTCTGAGGACGACACGGGCAGTGAGCGCAGCTACAGCACTGATGGAGAGGACCAGTCTG ggtCCGAAGATtctgaagaaggaggaagaggagaagaggacaTGGAGGCGTTAGTAGCTGTGGTGGACACTCAGGGGAAGCTGGAAGACAACGGTGCATTTAATTCTGATGATGATGCCGAGAGCTGCCCAATTTGTCTCAATACTTTCCGGGACCAGGCTGTGGGGACACCCGAGAACTGTGCCCATTATTTCTGTCTGGACTGTATCGTGGAATGGTCCAAG AATGCCAATTCCTGTCCCGTCGATCGaactatatttaaatgtatttgtattCGAGCCCGGTTTGGTGGTAAAATCCTGAAGAAG ATTCCAGTGGAGAATGCCAGAGccggagaagaggaggaggaggacccgACCTTCTGTGAGGTGTGCGGCCGGAGTGACCGGGAGGACCGTCTGCTCCTCTGTGACGGCTGCGACGCCGG GTACCACATGGAGTGTTTAGACCCTCCTCTCCAGGAGGTACCGGTGGATGAGTGGTTCTGTCCAGAATGTGCTGCGCCTGGAGCTGCTGCCGACGCCG ATGCAGGTCCTGTGAGCGAGGAAGAGGTGGCCCTGCTCTTGGCTGACGTGGTGCCCACCACCAGCCGGCTTCGGCCGCACGCAGGGAGGACCCGAGCTATTGCCAGGACGAGGCAGAGCGAGAGGGTCCGCGCGACCGTGAACCGGAATCGGATCTCCACCGCCAGGAGGATCCAG CATGTCCCGCGGTACCTCATGTCTTCTCTGCTGGATGAGACCATCGAGGCGGTCGCTGCGGGTCTGAGCACTGCCGTGTACCAGCGCCCCGTGACGCCCCGGGCCCCCAAGCGCAGGAGGAGAACAG GAAGACGGAAGAAAGCATCAGGAAGAAGGAAAGCGCAGCCCAGGTCATCTGTGAAGAGCAGGAGCTCTGGGGCGAGGTCTAAGAAACGCCAGGGCCGCgtgaagaagagaaaggggaacaagTCAAAG AATGAAGCCACAGCTCGCTCCCGTATCGCACGGACACTGGGCCTCCGGGGTCCGGCCTGCGGAGGCTGCATCCCCTCTGTGCACAAGCCGGCGGAGCCCTCTCTGGGGCTGATGCGTGCGGACATCGGAGCGGCCTCTCTGTCGCTCTTTGGAGACCCTTATGAGCTGGACCCCTTTGACAG CAGTGAGGACCAGTCTACAAACCCTGCTTCCCCTTTGAGCGCCAAGAGGAGGGTTCTGTCCCAGTCAGCACTGCGTTCTCACCGGCCCGTGGCCAGGCCTGTGGCCATGGGGCTCTCCAG GAGGAGTGTTCCTGCTGCGGCGCCTGAGCCAGAAGTGGATGAGGCCCCGGTCCCTGACCTGGTGGGGAGTATCCTTTCGGGCCAGAGCCTCCTCATGATGAACGGCGCCGACATCATCATCCATCGGGACGGCTCTCTCAGCGCCAAGAGAGCAG CACCTGTTTCGTTCCCGCGGAGCGCAGGCAAGAGCACAGGCGGCTCATCGCAAGAGGGCAAGcaccctgggcccagggcctgcctgCAGCCTAGAGCCCCGTGCGCGGGAAGCGGGTTGCAGAGCATGGGGCTGAGCTGTCGCAGTGGGCCCGCACCTTCCCGTGTCCCTGTGCTCTCAACAGGGGCGACCGTGAAACTGGACTCGTCGGTAACCCCTCCGTCAAGTCAGGCTCAGAACCCATCAGGCGTGCGTGGGCCTGGCCTAAAGCAGAGGGACGACCCCCGATGTGATGGCGACAGGCCCACTCTGCCCGCCAGCGCCACACCCTCCAAGATCTCTGGTAGCTGCTCTCACTTGCCGCCGGCTGGTGCGCTGCTGGGCCAGGCCCTGAAGCCAGCTCCCAGGAGGCCTGACATATCTGAGCTACCCAGAATACCAAAGGTCAGAAGGGAGGACTGTGGCGGCAGACGGTCGGATGCGGCCCCCACCAGTGAGCAGCGCGTCGAGATCCCCAGCTCCTGCATCAGCCGCCTCACGGGCAGGGAGGGCCCTGGCCAGCCTGGCCATGGTGCCCGAGCAGAGGGCGAGCCCAGCAGCAGGGGCCCACAAGAGCCCCGGCCACACTCAGGGGGCGGCTCCCAGTCCCCCGCCTCCCTGGGGCCCTCGAAGGGGAAGGGTGTCAGCTCGACGTTCGAGAGCTTCAGGATCAATATTCCTGGGAACACCGCGCATTCCGGGAGACTCTCCAACCCTGGCTTTTGTAACACATTCCGGCCTGTCGACAACAAGGTGCAGAGGAAAGAGAACCCCTCGCCCCTCTTCTCCATCAGGAAGACCAAACAGCTCAAGAGTGAGATCTACGACCCTTTTGACCCTACAGGCTCCGACTCCAGTTCTGCCGGCAGCAGCCCCGAGCGCCTGGGCTCTGGTCTCCTACCCTCCGAGATCACTCGCACCATCTCCATCAACAGCCCAAAGGCCCCAACATTGCAGACTGTGCGCTGTGTAACCTCCTACACAGTGGAGACAGTCTTCGGGGCCGAGCCCGAGCCCCCGAGGAGGCCTTCTTCCGGTGTGCTCGAGCTCCGGGGCGAGGGGGCTCCCGAGGAGGCCTCCGACCTGAAGCGagaggggctgggccagggggctgcTGAGGGCCGGGGCTCGGCCTCCCGGGCGCAGAGGCCGTCCCCATCCGAGCCGTGGGAGGACAAGGACCAGCTACCCTGCAGTACTTTCTTTGGCTCCGAGGAGCGGACAGTGACCTGCGTGACTGTGGCAGAGCCAGAGGCCCCACCCAGCCCGGACGCGCCACAGACAACCACCCACAGAATCGTGGAGCTCAGGTCCCCGTCTTGCTCCCGCTCCACGTCCAGCTCCCGTGGCAGGAAGAAAGCCAAGAGGAAGCGGGCCTCTGCCAGGGAGCACCGGAGGACCCGCTCGGGCTCCCACTCGGGCTCCCGCTCTGGGGACAGGAGCTCACGGTCCGTGTCTCCACCGGTGGGGGAGGACCACCCCAAGAGGCAGCAGACCAAGTCCCGGGGCCGGAGGTCTTCTAGTGACCACTCCAGCAGCCACGAGCGAGCTAAGCGGAAGAAGGcgaaggaggagggcaggaggaggaagagggactCCTGGGGTCACGGCCGGCGGAGGTCCAGGTCCCGCTCAGGCAGCCCGGGGAGCTCGTCCCATGAAcgcagggagagcaggagaaggaagcGGAGGCGGTCGGGGTCCAGGTCTCGGGGGAGGGAGTGCTCACCCGCCAGCAGCCTGGACAGAGCCCGGAGACACCGGCACCCGAGGGAGAGGAGCCGGGAGCGGCCCCGCATCAGGTGGGGCTCCCACGAGAGGAGGAAGCGGAGGTCCAGGTCACCGAGGTCGCCAAGCACGGAGCACAGGTCCCGGGAGCACCAGCGGCCTCGTTCCCATGAGAAGCGGCCAAGGCCTCGTTCCCCGGAGAGGAAGTTGGCAGCTGCTCCCCAGGAGGAGCAGAAGCCTGACAGGGAGCAGCCAGCCAGGCCACCGGCCTCAGTGGGAGCAGATGCCTCACCGGCGGGGGCTGAGACTCACAAGGTGGCTGTGGAGGTCCCAGCTGAGTGTCCGCCCGAGGACCTTGATTACGGTGACTCTGTGGAGGCGGGGCACATCTTTGAGGATTTTTCAAGCGAAGTCTTCCTCATGCAGCTTGATGACATGagctccccgccctccccggagAGCACGGACTCCTCCCCAGAGCGAGACTTCCCACCCAACCCTGCCGTGCCGCCCGCCAGCCAGCAGCAGGACGCCAGCCTGGCCGTGGCTGTCATCCGACGGGAGGTGTCCCTGATCCATGGCGAAGATGCCGcacagcccccgccccaggcgcAGGGCCCCGACGAGAAGCCCCTGCTCCAGCAGGATGCAGCTGGGGCCGGCTCAGTGCCCAGCGCCCTGGGGAGCCAGGCTGTGGGCGGGGTGCCCGTGGGAAAGGAGGAAGGCCCCTCGCAGACCCCCTTGCTGCGGGCCAAAGCCCTGGTGAAGAGAGTCACCTGGAACCTCCAGGACGCGGAGAGCAGCGCCCCTGCCGAGGACCGAGGCCTGC GGACGCCGCTTCACAGGCCTCAGAAGCCCCGGGAAGGGGTCTGGGAAGCAGAGGACATGGGCCCCTCGGTGGGCTTCCAGCAGACATCCTTCTctgagccccctccccccggctATGCGCTTCCAGAGTCTGGCTTCCCTGACGCTGAGCCCTCTCAG GTTTATACGTCCAACCTGCCTCCCGCCCCAGCTCTGCCCGTGAGCCTCCCACCCTACGCACCGGCCAGCCAGCCCACAGTGCAGTTCatcctgcaggggagcctgcccCTGGCCAGCTGTGGGGTTGCACAGAGCCCGGCCCCCGTGCCCACCTCCCTGGCCACGGCCTCGGAGCCAGCCGGCCACTCCACTGGTGCCAGCAACTCCGAGGAGAGGACGGCCGCTCCCAGGCCTGCCGCAGAGAAGGCCAAGAATGAGGAG TACATGAAGAAGCTGCACATGCAGGAGCGGGCAGTGGAGGAAGTGAAGCTGGCCATCAAGCCCTTCTACCAGAAGAGGGAGGTGACGAAGGACGAGTACAAGGACATCCTCCGCAAGGCGGTACAgaag aTATGCCACAGCAAGAGCGGGGAGATCAACCCCGTGAAGGTGGGCAACCTGGTCAAGGCCTATGTGGACAAATACAGACACATGCGCAGGCACCGCAGGGCCGAGGCTGGCGAGGAGGCGCCCGCCCAGGGCCCTGAGAGCTGA
- the PHRF1 gene encoding PHD and RING finger domain-containing protein 1 isoform X2, whose amino-acid sequence MDDDSLDELVDRSPGPDGHRRLSPAALASNAEESSDGTSEGSEDDTGSERSYSTDGEDQSGSEDSEEGGRGEEDMEALVAVVDTQGKLEDNGAFNSDDDAESCPICLNTFRDQAVGTPENCAHYFCLDCIVEWSKNANSCPVDRTIFKCICIRARFGGKILKKIPVENARAGEEEEEDPTFCEVCGRSDREDRLLLCDGCDAGYHMECLDPPLQEVPVDEWFCPECAAPGAAADADAGPVSEEEVALLLADVVPTTSRLRPHAGRTRAIARTRQSERVRATVNRNRISTARRIQHVPRYLMSSLLDETIEAVAAGLSTAVYQRPVTPRAPKRRRRTGRRKKASGRRKAQPRSSVKSRSSGARSKKRQGRVKKRKGNKSKNEATARSRIARTLGLRGPACGGCIPSVHKPAEPSLGLMRADIGAASLSLFGDPYELDPFDSEDQSTNPASPLSAKRRVLSQSALRSHRPVARPVAMGLSRRSVPAAAPEPEVDEAPVPDLVGSILSGQSLLMMNGADIIIHRDGSLSAKRAAPVSFPRSAGKSTGGSSQEGKHPGPRACLQPRAPCAGSGLQSMGLSCRSGPAPSRVPVLSTGATVKLDSSVTPPSSQAQNPSGVRGPGLKQRDDPRCDGDRPTLPASATPSKISGSCSHLPPAGALLGQALKPAPRRPDISELPRIPKVRREDCGGRRSDAAPTSEQRVEIPSSCISRLTGREGPGQPGHGARAEGEPSSRGPQEPRPHSGGGSQSPASLGPSKGKGVSSTFESFRINIPGNTAHSGRLSNPGFCNTFRPVDNKVQRKENPSPLFSIRKTKQLKSEIYDPFDPTGSDSSSAGSSPERLGSGLLPSEITRTISINSPKAPTLQTVRCVTSYTVETVFGAEPEPPRRPSSGVLELRGEGAPEEASDLKREGLGQGAAEGRGSASRAQRPSPSEPWEDKDQLPCSTFFGSEERTVTCVTVAEPEAPPSPDAPQTTTHRIVELRSPSCSRSTSSSRGRKKAKRKRASAREHRRTRSGSHSGSRSGDRSSRSVSPPVGEDHPKRQQTKSRGRRSSSDHSSSHERAKRKKAKEEGRRRKRDSWGHGRRRSRSRSGSPGSSSHERRESRRRKRRRSGSRSRGRECSPASSLDRARRHRHPRERSRERPRIRWGSHERRKRRSRSPRSPSTEHRSREHQRPRSHEKRPRPRSPERKLAAAPQEEQKPDREQPARPPASVGADASPAGAETHKVAVEVPAECPPEDLDYGDSVEAGHIFEDFSSEVFLMQLDDMSSPPSPESTDSSPERDFPPNPAVPPASQQQDASLAVAVIRREVSLIHGEDAAQPPPQAQGPDEKPLLQQDAAGAGSVPSALGSQAVGGVPVGKEEGPSQTPLLRAKALVKRVTWNLQDAESSAPAEDRGLRTPLHRPQKPREGVWEAEDMGPSVGFQQTSFSEPPPPGYALPESGFPDAEPSQVYTSNLPPAPALPVSLPPYAPASQPTVQFILQGSLPLASCGVAQSPAPVPTSLATASEPAGHSTGASNSEERTAAPRPAAEKAKNEEYMKKLHMQERAVEEVKLAIKPFYQKREVTKDEYKDILRKAVQKICHSKSGEINPVKVGNLVKAYVDKYRHMRRHRRAEAGEEAPAQGPES is encoded by the exons ATGGATGACGACAGCTTGGATGAGCTTGTGGACcgaagcccagggccagatggacaCCGTCGActcagccctgctgccctggccaGCAATGCTG AAGAAAGCAGTGATGGCACCAGCGAGGGCTCTGAGGACGACACGGGCAGTGAGCGCAGCTACAGCACTGATGGAGAGGACCAGTCTG ggtCCGAAGATtctgaagaaggaggaagaggagaagaggacaTGGAGGCGTTAGTAGCTGTGGTGGACACTCAGGGGAAGCTGGAAGACAACGGTGCATTTAATTCTGATGATGATGCCGAGAGCTGCCCAATTTGTCTCAATACTTTCCGGGACCAGGCTGTGGGGACACCCGAGAACTGTGCCCATTATTTCTGTCTGGACTGTATCGTGGAATGGTCCAAG AATGCCAATTCCTGTCCCGTCGATCGaactatatttaaatgtatttgtattCGAGCCCGGTTTGGTGGTAAAATCCTGAAGAAG ATTCCAGTGGAGAATGCCAGAGccggagaagaggaggaggaggacccgACCTTCTGTGAGGTGTGCGGCCGGAGTGACCGGGAGGACCGTCTGCTCCTCTGTGACGGCTGCGACGCCGG GTACCACATGGAGTGTTTAGACCCTCCTCTCCAGGAGGTACCGGTGGATGAGTGGTTCTGTCCAGAATGTGCTGCGCCTGGAGCTGCTGCCGACGCCG ATGCAGGTCCTGTGAGCGAGGAAGAGGTGGCCCTGCTCTTGGCTGACGTGGTGCCCACCACCAGCCGGCTTCGGCCGCACGCAGGGAGGACCCGAGCTATTGCCAGGACGAGGCAGAGCGAGAGGGTCCGCGCGACCGTGAACCGGAATCGGATCTCCACCGCCAGGAGGATCCAG CATGTCCCGCGGTACCTCATGTCTTCTCTGCTGGATGAGACCATCGAGGCGGTCGCTGCGGGTCTGAGCACTGCCGTGTACCAGCGCCCCGTGACGCCCCGGGCCCCCAAGCGCAGGAGGAGAACAG GAAGACGGAAGAAAGCATCAGGAAGAAGGAAAGCGCAGCCCAGGTCATCTGTGAAGAGCAGGAGCTCTGGGGCGAGGTCTAAGAAACGCCAGGGCCGCgtgaagaagagaaaggggaacaagTCAAAG AATGAAGCCACAGCTCGCTCCCGTATCGCACGGACACTGGGCCTCCGGGGTCCGGCCTGCGGAGGCTGCATCCCCTCTGTGCACAAGCCGGCGGAGCCCTCTCTGGGGCTGATGCGTGCGGACATCGGAGCGGCCTCTCTGTCGCTCTTTGGAGACCCTTATGAGCTGGACCCCTTTGACAG TGAGGACCAGTCTACAAACCCTGCTTCCCCTTTGAGCGCCAAGAGGAGGGTTCTGTCCCAGTCAGCACTGCGTTCTCACCGGCCCGTGGCCAGGCCTGTGGCCATGGGGCTCTCCAG GAGGAGTGTTCCTGCTGCGGCGCCTGAGCCAGAAGTGGATGAGGCCCCGGTCCCTGACCTGGTGGGGAGTATCCTTTCGGGCCAGAGCCTCCTCATGATGAACGGCGCCGACATCATCATCCATCGGGACGGCTCTCTCAGCGCCAAGAGAGCAG CACCTGTTTCGTTCCCGCGGAGCGCAGGCAAGAGCACAGGCGGCTCATCGCAAGAGGGCAAGcaccctgggcccagggcctgcctgCAGCCTAGAGCCCCGTGCGCGGGAAGCGGGTTGCAGAGCATGGGGCTGAGCTGTCGCAGTGGGCCCGCACCTTCCCGTGTCCCTGTGCTCTCAACAGGGGCGACCGTGAAACTGGACTCGTCGGTAACCCCTCCGTCAAGTCAGGCTCAGAACCCATCAGGCGTGCGTGGGCCTGGCCTAAAGCAGAGGGACGACCCCCGATGTGATGGCGACAGGCCCACTCTGCCCGCCAGCGCCACACCCTCCAAGATCTCTGGTAGCTGCTCTCACTTGCCGCCGGCTGGTGCGCTGCTGGGCCAGGCCCTGAAGCCAGCTCCCAGGAGGCCTGACATATCTGAGCTACCCAGAATACCAAAGGTCAGAAGGGAGGACTGTGGCGGCAGACGGTCGGATGCGGCCCCCACCAGTGAGCAGCGCGTCGAGATCCCCAGCTCCTGCATCAGCCGCCTCACGGGCAGGGAGGGCCCTGGCCAGCCTGGCCATGGTGCCCGAGCAGAGGGCGAGCCCAGCAGCAGGGGCCCACAAGAGCCCCGGCCACACTCAGGGGGCGGCTCCCAGTCCCCCGCCTCCCTGGGGCCCTCGAAGGGGAAGGGTGTCAGCTCGACGTTCGAGAGCTTCAGGATCAATATTCCTGGGAACACCGCGCATTCCGGGAGACTCTCCAACCCTGGCTTTTGTAACACATTCCGGCCTGTCGACAACAAGGTGCAGAGGAAAGAGAACCCCTCGCCCCTCTTCTCCATCAGGAAGACCAAACAGCTCAAGAGTGAGATCTACGACCCTTTTGACCCTACAGGCTCCGACTCCAGTTCTGCCGGCAGCAGCCCCGAGCGCCTGGGCTCTGGTCTCCTACCCTCCGAGATCACTCGCACCATCTCCATCAACAGCCCAAAGGCCCCAACATTGCAGACTGTGCGCTGTGTAACCTCCTACACAGTGGAGACAGTCTTCGGGGCCGAGCCCGAGCCCCCGAGGAGGCCTTCTTCCGGTGTGCTCGAGCTCCGGGGCGAGGGGGCTCCCGAGGAGGCCTCCGACCTGAAGCGagaggggctgggccagggggctgcTGAGGGCCGGGGCTCGGCCTCCCGGGCGCAGAGGCCGTCCCCATCCGAGCCGTGGGAGGACAAGGACCAGCTACCCTGCAGTACTTTCTTTGGCTCCGAGGAGCGGACAGTGACCTGCGTGACTGTGGCAGAGCCAGAGGCCCCACCCAGCCCGGACGCGCCACAGACAACCACCCACAGAATCGTGGAGCTCAGGTCCCCGTCTTGCTCCCGCTCCACGTCCAGCTCCCGTGGCAGGAAGAAAGCCAAGAGGAAGCGGGCCTCTGCCAGGGAGCACCGGAGGACCCGCTCGGGCTCCCACTCGGGCTCCCGCTCTGGGGACAGGAGCTCACGGTCCGTGTCTCCACCGGTGGGGGAGGACCACCCCAAGAGGCAGCAGACCAAGTCCCGGGGCCGGAGGTCTTCTAGTGACCACTCCAGCAGCCACGAGCGAGCTAAGCGGAAGAAGGcgaaggaggagggcaggaggaggaagagggactCCTGGGGTCACGGCCGGCGGAGGTCCAGGTCCCGCTCAGGCAGCCCGGGGAGCTCGTCCCATGAAcgcagggagagcaggagaaggaagcGGAGGCGGTCGGGGTCCAGGTCTCGGGGGAGGGAGTGCTCACCCGCCAGCAGCCTGGACAGAGCCCGGAGACACCGGCACCCGAGGGAGAGGAGCCGGGAGCGGCCCCGCATCAGGTGGGGCTCCCACGAGAGGAGGAAGCGGAGGTCCAGGTCACCGAGGTCGCCAAGCACGGAGCACAGGTCCCGGGAGCACCAGCGGCCTCGTTCCCATGAGAAGCGGCCAAGGCCTCGTTCCCCGGAGAGGAAGTTGGCAGCTGCTCCCCAGGAGGAGCAGAAGCCTGACAGGGAGCAGCCAGCCAGGCCACCGGCCTCAGTGGGAGCAGATGCCTCACCGGCGGGGGCTGAGACTCACAAGGTGGCTGTGGAGGTCCCAGCTGAGTGTCCGCCCGAGGACCTTGATTACGGTGACTCTGTGGAGGCGGGGCACATCTTTGAGGATTTTTCAAGCGAAGTCTTCCTCATGCAGCTTGATGACATGagctccccgccctccccggagAGCACGGACTCCTCCCCAGAGCGAGACTTCCCACCCAACCCTGCCGTGCCGCCCGCCAGCCAGCAGCAGGACGCCAGCCTGGCCGTGGCTGTCATCCGACGGGAGGTGTCCCTGATCCATGGCGAAGATGCCGcacagcccccgccccaggcgcAGGGCCCCGACGAGAAGCCCCTGCTCCAGCAGGATGCAGCTGGGGCCGGCTCAGTGCCCAGCGCCCTGGGGAGCCAGGCTGTGGGCGGGGTGCCCGTGGGAAAGGAGGAAGGCCCCTCGCAGACCCCCTTGCTGCGGGCCAAAGCCCTGGTGAAGAGAGTCACCTGGAACCTCCAGGACGCGGAGAGCAGCGCCCCTGCCGAGGACCGAGGCCTGC GGACGCCGCTTCACAGGCCTCAGAAGCCCCGGGAAGGGGTCTGGGAAGCAGAGGACATGGGCCCCTCGGTGGGCTTCCAGCAGACATCCTTCTctgagccccctccccccggctATGCGCTTCCAGAGTCTGGCTTCCCTGACGCTGAGCCCTCTCAG GTTTATACGTCCAACCTGCCTCCCGCCCCAGCTCTGCCCGTGAGCCTCCCACCCTACGCACCGGCCAGCCAGCCCACAGTGCAGTTCatcctgcaggggagcctgcccCTGGCCAGCTGTGGGGTTGCACAGAGCCCGGCCCCCGTGCCCACCTCCCTGGCCACGGCCTCGGAGCCAGCCGGCCACTCCACTGGTGCCAGCAACTCCGAGGAGAGGACGGCCGCTCCCAGGCCTGCCGCAGAGAAGGCCAAGAATGAGGAG TACATGAAGAAGCTGCACATGCAGGAGCGGGCAGTGGAGGAAGTGAAGCTGGCCATCAAGCCCTTCTACCAGAAGAGGGAGGTGACGAAGGACGAGTACAAGGACATCCTCCGCAAGGCGGTACAgaag aTATGCCACAGCAAGAGCGGGGAGATCAACCCCGTGAAGGTGGGCAACCTGGTCAAGGCCTATGTGGACAAATACAGACACATGCGCAGGCACCGCAGGGCCGAGGCTGGCGAGGAGGCGCCCGCCCAGGGCCCTGAGAGCTGA
- the RASSF7 gene encoding LOW QUALITY PROTEIN: ras association domain-containing protein 7 (The sequence of the model RefSeq protein was modified relative to this genomic sequence to represent the inferred CDS: inserted 1 base in 1 codon), whose translation MLLGLAAMELKVWVDGIQRVVCGVSEHTTCQEVVIALAQAIGQTGRFVLVQRLREKERQLLPQECPVGAQATCGQFASDVQFVLRRTGPSLAGRPSSDSCPPPERCSVRASLPSKSRPALGQEQRKALTLSLGCPGLTSPALPEPVAPVSPMPGSCADLQGLERRVRRNAVELGQEAFWEQELRREQAREREGQARLQALSAATAEHAARLQALDAQARALEAELHLASEAPGPSSPTASATERLRQDLAAQERQSAEVQGSLALVSRALEAAEHALQAQAQELEELNRELRQCNLQQFIQQTGAALPPPPRPDRGPPSTQDLLPPAREEPLARTXPESHSSVQPEPRDCPNEGELLEVVAPAPEWTSTASPTPGSHDMSEDKASPARTREWAAPEVSFPVQWGALAPWA comes from the exons ATGCTCTTGGGGCTGGCAGCCATGGAGCTGAAGGTGTGGGTGGACGGCATACAGCGCGTGGTCTGTGGGGTCTCGGAGCACACCACCTGTCAGGAAGTGGTCATCGCACTAGCGCAAGCCATAG GCCAGACGGGCCGCTTTGTGCTTGTGCAGCGTCTCAGAGAAAAGGAGCGGCAGCTGCTGCCTCAGGAGTGTCCGGTGGGTGCCCAGGCTACCTGTGGACAGTTTGCCAGTGATGTCCAGTTTGTCCTGAGGCGGACAGGGCCCAGCCTCGCTGGGAGGCCTTCCTCAGACAGCTGCCCCCCTCCCGAGCGCTGCTCAGTCCGTGCCAGCCTCCCCTCGAAGTCCCGGCCGGCGCTGGGCCAGGAGCAGCGCAAGGCACTGACCCTCAGCCTCGGGTGCCCTGGGCTGACCAGCCCCGCGCTGCCGGAGCCTGTGGCCCCCGTATCACCGATGCCAGGCTCCTGCGCGgacctgcagggcctggagcgcAGGGTGCGGAGGAACGCGGTGGAGCTGGGTCAGGAGGCCTTCTGGGAGCAGGAGCTGCGGCGGGAGCAGGCGCGGGAGCGTGAGGGGCAGGCGCGCCTGCAAGCCCTGAGCGCCGCCACCGCCGAGCATGCCGCCCGGCTACAGGCCCTGGATGCCCAGGCCCGTGCCCTGGAAGCTGAACTGCATCTGGCCTCGGAGGCCCCTGGGCCGTCCTCGCCCACAGCGTCGGCCACTGAACGCCTGCGCCAGGACCTGGCTGCCCAGGAGCGGCAGAGTGCGGAGGTGCAAGGCAGCCTGGCCCTGGTGAGCAGGGCCCTGGAGGCAGCCGAGCATGCCCTGCAG GCCCAAGCCCAGGAACTCGAGGAGCTGAACCGGGAGCTCCGTCAGTGTAACCTGCAGCAGTTCATCCAGCAGACGGGGGCTGCGCTGCCACCACCCCCGCGGCCAGACAGGGGCCCCCCCAGCACACAG GACCTTCTGCCTCCGGCCAGAGAAGAGCCCCTCGCGAGAA GCCCAGAATCCCACTCTAGTGTCCAGCCTGAGCCCAGAGA TTGCCCCAATGAGGGAGAACTCCTGGAGGTAGTGGCTCCTGCCCCGGAATGGACGTCCACTgccagccccaccccaggctcccaTGACATGAGCGAGGACAAGGCCAGCCCGGCCCGGACAAGAGAGTGGGCGGCCCCAGAGGTCTCATTCCCCGTGCAGTGGGGTGCCCTGGCGCCCTGGGCCTGA